The genomic interval TTATCCCAATGCAGGGCGAAATTGATAGCATGAACGTTTCTGTCGCCGCTGCAATTTTGATTTTTGAAGCGAAACGTCAGAGAGGGTTCTGATTTTAGATTTTAGATTTTAGATTTTAGATTTTAGATTTTAGATTTTAGATTTTAGATTTTAGATTTTAGATTTTAGATTTTAGATTTTAGATTTTAGATTTTAGATTTTAGATTTTAGATTTTAGATTTTAGATTTTAGATTTTAGATTTTAGATTTTAGATTTTAGATTTTAGATTTTAGATTTTAGATTTTAGATTTTAGATTTTAGATTTTAGATTTTAGATTTTAGATTTTAGATTTTCTAAAAGTCGCTTTGCTCCTTTTTGGAATTTGGTCCCGAAGCTTCGGGATTAAAAATTGGAATTTACTTTCTTTTTTACTGTCAGACTGAGCGAAATCGAAGCTCATTTTTAGAGATGAAAATCTCAAAATTAAACCCTCAAAAATCTAAAATCTGCACTCTAAAATCTACAATTGTATAGCCTTGCGTATGTTCAAACAAATTCTTATTTTTAGTACTTGAACTATGCCGTTATGACAGAAATAGATATTGAAAAAGAAAATAAAGCTATTGCGCAGGAATACAAAGAATTACTACGAATAAGTTACCAAACTTTAACCCCAGCCGACAAAAAATTAATTCGAAAAGCCTTTGATGTTGCGGTCGATGCACACAAAGAACAGAGAAGAAAATCTGGCGAGGCGTATATCTTTCATCCTATTGCAGTTGCAAAAATTGTTGCCTCAGAAATTGGTCTGGGAGCGACCTCTATTGCCGCGGCATTATTACACGATGTTGTAGAAGATACTCCAATTACGGTTGAAGATATTGAACGTTTATTTAATCCGAAAGTGGCGCAATTGGTTGAAGGTTTGACCAAAATCTCATTAGTTCAAAAGGATTTGAATGCTTCAATGCAGGCTGAGAATTTCAGAAAAATGATTCTGACGCTGAATGATGATGTTCGAGTAATTCTGATCAAATTAGCCGATCGTCTTCATAATATGCAGACTATGGATTCGATGGCGGAATATAAACAGACCAAAATTGCATCTGAAACTTTATACATTTACGCTCCTCTAGCCCACCGTTTGGGACTTTACAACATTAAAACCAAACTAGAAGATTTAGGTTTAAAATATACTGAACCTGCAGTTTACAACGACATTGTTAGTAGAATTCGCGAAACAAAAGAAGAACAAGACGCTTACATCAAAGATATTTCAGATGTATTGAAGAAATCTTTGGATAATGAAGGTGTCGATTATATTATTAAAGGCCGTCCGAAATCTATTTATTCTATTCGTAGAAAAATGCGCGCTCAAAATGTAAGTTTTGACGAAGTTTACGACAAATTCGCGCTAAGAATAGTTTATAAATCAGATCCGCATGAAGAAAAATTTATAGCTTGGAAAATTTATTCTATCGTTACCGATCACTATCGCCCGAGTCCGAGCCGTTTGCGCGATTGGATTTCATCACCAAAATCTACTGGTTATGAAGCGCTTCACATTACAGTTATGGGACCAAAAGGTCGCTGGGTTGAAGTTCAGGTTCGAAGCGAACGTATGGATGAAATTGCCGAAAAAGGTTACGCTGCGCATTACAAATATAAAAATGGAGCAACTGAAGAAAGTGGCTTAGACGTTTGGCTGAATTTACTTCGCGAAGCACTAGAAAATCCCGAAACAAACGCAGTTGATTTTGTTGAAGATTTTAAAATGAATTTATATTCTAAAGAAATCTTCATATTTACGCCAAAAGGAGAAATCAAATCATTGCCTAAAGGTGCAACTTCTCTAGATTTTGCTTTTAGTATTCACTCCGAAATTGGAATTAAAACCCGCGGAACTCGTGTAAATGGACGTTTAGTTCCTCTGAATTACGAACTGAAAAGTGGTGATCAAGTCGAAGTTATTACTTCTGCTAATCAGAAACCTACGGTAAACTGGCTGGAATATGTAACCACTTCGAGAGCAAAAAATAAGATTAAAAACGTTCTTAACGAGAATACTAAAAAAATTGCAGAGGAAGGAAAAGAATTATTGGTTCGAAAACTGAAACATTTAAAAATTACTTTTAATGAGCAAGTTACAAACGAGTTAGTTAATTTCTTCAAACTAAAAACAAGTTTAGATTTATTTTATAGAGTCGGAATTGGTGCGATCGAAAATCAGCAGTTAAAAGATTATGCGGCGCAAAAAGGAAATTCTTTCATCAATTTCTTTAAAAATAAAATCAAAAGAAATAAAGATACAGCCGACGAAGATATTCACAAACCAGTCATTAGCAGTAATTACGACATGCTGGTTTTTGGAACGGAGCATGACAAACTAGATTATAAACTTTCGCAATGTTGTAATCCAATTCCTGGTGATGATGTATTTGGTTTTGTAACGATTAATGAAGGAATCAAAGTGCATAAAAAAGATTGTCCAAACGCAATCGGAATGCAGTCTAATTATGCCTACAGAATTATGAGCGCTAAATGGATTGACTCTTCGCAAGAAGAATTCAAAGCCAT from Flavobacterium sp. YJ01 carries:
- a CDS encoding RelA/SpoT family protein; its protein translation is MTEIDIEKENKAIAQEYKELLRISYQTLTPADKKLIRKAFDVAVDAHKEQRRKSGEAYIFHPIAVAKIVASEIGLGATSIAAALLHDVVEDTPITVEDIERLFNPKVAQLVEGLTKISLVQKDLNASMQAENFRKMILTLNDDVRVILIKLADRLHNMQTMDSMAEYKQTKIASETLYIYAPLAHRLGLYNIKTKLEDLGLKYTEPAVYNDIVSRIRETKEEQDAYIKDISDVLKKSLDNEGVDYIIKGRPKSIYSIRRKMRAQNVSFDEVYDKFALRIVYKSDPHEEKFIAWKIYSIVTDHYRPSPSRLRDWISSPKSTGYEALHITVMGPKGRWVEVQVRSERMDEIAEKGYAAHYKYKNGATEESGLDVWLNLLREALENPETNAVDFVEDFKMNLYSKEIFIFTPKGEIKSLPKGATSLDFAFSIHSEIGIKTRGTRVNGRLVPLNYELKSGDQVEVITSANQKPTVNWLEYVTTSRAKNKIKNVLNENTKKIAEEGKELLVRKLKHLKITFNEQVTNELVNFFKLKTSLDLFYRVGIGAIENQQLKDYAAQKGNSFINFFKNKIKRNKDTADEDIHKPVISSNYDMLVFGTEHDKLDYKLSQCCNPIPGDDVFGFVTINEGIKVHKKDCPNAIGMQSNYAYRIMSAKWIDSSQEEFKAIINITGMDVLGLTNQLTRVISNNMSVNIQSISLSTDAGIFHGQIAVIVKNNTILKKMINAIKKIDGVDKVTREYRT